From Leopardus geoffroyi isolate Oge1 chromosome B4, O.geoffroyi_Oge1_pat1.0, whole genome shotgun sequence, a single genomic window includes:
- the LOC123590900 gene encoding olfactory receptor 8S1-like — MAMKNYSAISEFILLGLSIDPNIQAILFVLFFLIYLFTLMGNFLMLLVIRADSHLHMPMYFFLRQLSFLDLCHSSVTVPKMLENLLSERKTIFVESCLAQAFFVFATGGTEACLLAVMAYDRYVAISSPLLYGQVMSNQLCVGMVWGSWGLAFVDALINILLAVNLDYCEDQTLPHFSCELSSLFPLSCSDTSTNFTLLLCSSVLHFFGTFIMIVFSYVRIVSTILSISSTSGRSKAFSTCSSHLTTVILFYGSGFLSYLLPTSGSRLEMVLSLQYSVVTPMLNPLVYSLQNKEVKAAMGRMFRKYFHSLM; from the coding sequence ATGGCAATGAAAAACTACAGTGCTATCAGTGAGTTCATTCTCCTTGGACTATCTATTGACCCCAATATTCAGGCCATACTCTTTGTGCTGTTCTTTCTGATTTATCTCTTCACTCTGATGGGAAATTTCTTGATGCTGCTGGTGATTAGGGCTGATTCTCACCTCCACATGCCCATGTACTTCTTTTTGAGACAACTGTCCTTCCTGGACCTCTGCCACTCATCTGTCACAGTCCCCAAGATGCTGGAGAATctactttctgaaagaaaaaccATCTTTGTAGAGAGCTGCCTGGCTCAGGCCTTCTTTGTGTTTGCCACCGGGGGCACGGAGGCCTGTCTGCTGGctgtgatggcctatgaccgctatgtaGCCATCAGCTCCCCTCTGCTCTATGGCCAGGTGATGAGCAACCAGCTCTGTGTTGGGATGGTGTGGGGTTCCTGGGGCCTGGCCTTTGTTGATGCTCTCATTAATATCCTCTTGGCTGTCAATTTAGACTATTGCGAGGACCAGACTCTTCCCCACTTCAGCTGTGAgctgtcttctctcttccctctgtcttgTTCTGATACCTCGACCAACTTCACACTCCTGCTGTGCTCCTCTGTCTTGCATTTCTTTGGAACCTTCATTATGATTGTGTTTTCCTATGTTCGCATTGTCTCCACCATCCTGAGCATCAGCTCCACCTCAGGCAGAAGCAAGGCCTTCTCTACTTGCTCTTCTCACCTCACTACTGTGATCTTGTTCTATGGCTCAGGTTTCCTCAGCTATCTCTTGCCAACTTCAGGCTCCCGTCTGGAGATGGTGCTCTCCTTGCAGTACAGCGTGGTCACTCCCATGCTGAACCCCCTTGTCTACAGCCTGCAGAACAAAGAGGTGAAGGCAGCTATGGGAAGaatgttcagaaaatattttcattctctcaTGTAG